From Paenibacillus sp. V4I7, one genomic window encodes:
- a CDS encoding methyl-accepting chemotaxis protein: MVQSTKLSVNEQTTSVTNEKIALSLKSMVGILYSNQADLIINNNKEIIQEYQENTKIFLEMVESISASARTDEERQWAGSVVKQSQLYIAMFDKVVAVYNNQDKYTAQQLKAEYKKVDDETDEAKNQIYELTDKLVLAYDKKYAEAQSNLDNHMSQLVKTLIISSVAVVVIGLFLAFTLERMITRPITRAVGFLRRVANGDLTSRLDGKMSKDETGQLIDACNNMVGQLRSLLHEAAVNADSVQQSGGQLGNHTRLTIQATSEIALSIDVVAAGNAAQDQGASESARAMEEMAVGIQRMAESSSTVAAASLDAREDAKRGHATIADSIQQMNRIEQSVETSTQIIDRVGGRSQEIHHIVDVITGIASQTNLLALNASIEAARAGENGRGFAVVAAEVRKLAEQAIQSTSQINDIIKGIKEDALASMTSMQEVKDEVKHGVQLIIQSGDMFGGILQAIANISEQVQDLSSATEEMSAGTQEVSASIAEMAHLAKQSSQQSQTIVSHTKEQLYAMEAIDKSVISLSETAEALQSVVGRFKV; the protein is encoded by the coding sequence GATTATTCAGGAATACCAAGAGAACACGAAGATATTTCTTGAAATGGTAGAAAGTATAAGTGCATCGGCTAGAACGGATGAAGAGCGCCAGTGGGCTGGGAGTGTTGTTAAGCAAAGCCAGCTGTACATCGCGATGTTCGATAAGGTGGTTGCAGTCTATAACAATCAAGATAAATACACAGCTCAACAGTTGAAAGCGGAATACAAGAAAGTAGACGATGAAACCGATGAAGCCAAAAATCAAATTTACGAGTTAACAGATAAGCTTGTGCTTGCTTATGACAAGAAGTATGCAGAAGCGCAAAGCAATTTAGATAATCATATGTCGCAATTGGTGAAGACTTTGATCATATCTAGCGTAGCTGTTGTTGTGATTGGTTTATTCCTAGCTTTTACATTAGAACGGATGATCACGAGGCCTATTACGAGAGCGGTAGGTTTCTTGCGTCGCGTAGCAAATGGCGACCTTACCTCGCGTCTGGATGGGAAGATGAGTAAGGACGAAACGGGGCAATTAATTGATGCTTGCAATAATATGGTCGGTCAGCTTCGCTCCCTTCTGCATGAAGCCGCAGTGAATGCGGACTCGGTTCAACAATCTGGGGGTCAGCTGGGGAACCACACGCGGCTTACCATACAAGCTACAAGTGAAATTGCTCTTTCGATTGATGTGGTTGCTGCGGGAAATGCGGCACAGGATCAAGGTGCATCCGAAAGCGCTAGAGCCATGGAAGAGATGGCAGTAGGGATTCAGCGTATGGCTGAATCCTCCTCTACAGTAGCGGCAGCCTCCTTAGATGCTAGGGAAGATGCGAAGCGAGGTCATGCGACCATTGCAGATTCCATTCAGCAAATGAATCGGATTGAGCAATCCGTGGAAACATCTACGCAAATTATTGATCGTGTAGGGGGAAGATCGCAGGAAATCCATCATATTGTGGATGTCATTACAGGCATTGCTTCACAGACGAATCTACTAGCGCTTAATGCATCGATTGAAGCCGCAAGAGCAGGGGAGAATGGCAGAGGCTTTGCTGTCGTGGCTGCGGAGGTAAGGAAATTGGCTGAGCAAGCGATCCAGTCTACGTCGCAAATCAACGATATCATTAAAGGGATAAAAGAAGACGCCTTGGCTTCCATGACTTCTATGCAGGAGGTGAAGGATGAGGTGAAGCACGGTGTGCAGCTGATTATACAATCGGGTGACATGTTTGGAGGGATCCTTCAAGCCATCGCCAACATCTCAGAACAGGTGCAGGATCTTTCCTCTGCCACGGAAGAAATGTCTGCTGGAACCCAGGAAGTGTCTGCTTCCATTGCGGAGATGGCTCATCTAGCCAAGCAATCGTCGCAGCAATCTCAAACCATTGTGTCACATACGAAGGAGCAATTGTACGCGATGGAAGCCATTGATAAATCGGTAATAAGTCTTAGCGAAACGGCGGAAGCCTTACAAAGCGTTGTTGGACGGTTTAAAGTGTAA
- a CDS encoding DUF554 domain-containing protein: MALWGTIVNAIAIIIGGILGMMLPRISEGIKSTVMQGLGLAITVLGITMALKSNQIVLVIMSVVIGGIIGELLRIEYRLGQLGDWLQAALHKGDTAHRTSSISEGFVTCTLVYCIGAMAILGPLDGGLRHNHDILYTKSLLDGFLSIIFASTLGIGVIFSAVSVFVMQGVIALAATFIAMAFSQASLDAMIVQITAVGGVLVIGVGLNILQIKKMNVANMLPALVIAAAAVPLQHYFIVWFSRLF; encoded by the coding sequence ATGGCTTTATGGGGGACGATTGTGAATGCAATCGCCATTATTATTGGGGGAATATTAGGAATGATGCTGCCCCGCATCTCAGAAGGCATAAAAAGCACAGTCATGCAAGGCCTTGGGCTTGCCATTACTGTGCTGGGCATTACTATGGCATTAAAATCGAATCAAATCGTACTGGTCATTATGAGTGTGGTTATTGGAGGGATCATTGGAGAGTTACTTCGAATCGAGTACAGACTTGGACAGTTAGGTGACTGGTTGCAGGCTGCACTACATAAAGGTGATACTGCTCATCGAACAAGCAGTATCTCGGAAGGCTTCGTGACATGCACCTTGGTATATTGCATTGGAGCTATGGCTATTCTGGGTCCACTGGATGGCGGCCTTAGGCATAATCATGATATTTTATATACCAAATCATTGCTGGACGGGTTCTTATCCATTATCTTCGCGTCTACCCTTGGGATAGGTGTGATCTTCTCGGCTGTATCCGTGTTCGTGATGCAAGGGGTCATCGCTCTGGCAGCGACGTTTATTGCCATGGCATTTAGCCAAGCTTCCTTAGATGCAATGATTGTCCAAATTACAGCCGTGGGTGGCGTCCTGGTTATCGGCGTAGGCCTCAACATTCTTCAAATTAAAAAAATGAATGTTGCCAACATGCTTCCGGCACTTGTCATAGCGGCAGCAGCGGTTCCTCTGCAGCATTATTTCATTGTATGGTTCAGCCGACTGTTCTAA
- a CDS encoding response regulator transcription factor, which translates to MAGETILVVDDEQEIVQLIQLYLAREGYKVISANNGHDVFEIVKEHKPDLIILDILLPGLDGIEVCRQLRKTSNTPILFISCKSEDIDIILGLSMGGDDYMTKPFSPSQLVARVKAHLRRNSIREQHQDDPQLVKFPGLEIDLVSHIVRVNGQTISLSAKEFDLLSLMAKTPNRVYKIEHLFELIWSLDSMGDPRTLIVHISNLRKKIESNPAEPRYIITVRGVGYKFNGSAV; encoded by the coding sequence ATGGCAGGAGAAACTATTTTAGTCGTAGATGACGAGCAAGAAATTGTCCAATTGATTCAACTCTACCTAGCGCGGGAAGGCTACAAAGTCATCAGCGCCAATAACGGTCACGATGTATTTGAGATCGTGAAGGAACATAAGCCCGATCTTATTATTCTGGACATTCTATTGCCAGGACTTGATGGTATAGAAGTTTGCCGACAGCTTCGCAAAACGAGCAATACGCCGATCCTGTTCATCTCCTGTAAGAGTGAGGATATTGATATTATTCTCGGATTAAGCATGGGTGGCGATGATTATATGACGAAGCCTTTCAGCCCTAGTCAGCTCGTCGCTAGAGTCAAAGCTCATTTGCGTCGAAATTCCATTCGAGAGCAGCATCAGGATGATCCTCAGTTGGTGAAATTCCCTGGCCTCGAAATCGATCTGGTCAGCCACATCGTTCGCGTGAATGGACAAACCATATCGTTATCGGCCAAAGAATTCGATTTGCTTTCCTTAATGGCTAAGACCCCTAATCGAGTGTACAAAATCGAGCACCTGTTTGAACTTATATGGAGCCTGGATAGCATGGGCGATCCAAGAACACTCATTGTACATATTAGTAATCTGCGTAAGAAAATTGAATCTAACCCAGCCGAACCTCGCTACATTATTACGGTTCGTGGTGTCGGATACAAATTTAACGGTTCGGCTGTTTAG
- a CDS encoding PilZ domain-containing protein: MSQANKRSSFRLNLQIPLSAMFKIIGIKNKAADTKHSKIMIRDISSGGIRIHTPLNLPIDMSLLLEFTFHLFYQEIKVLGVLTRKTMLKPSLYEYGIEFSIADPIMEQQLTSHLILLGARLKHNNMLASCSFCSDEDIADIFSTTYEIT; this comes from the coding sequence ATGTCACAAGCAAATAAGCGCTCCAGCTTCCGACTCAATCTTCAAATTCCTTTATCAGCCATGTTCAAAATCATTGGGATCAAAAACAAGGCAGCTGACACCAAACATTCTAAGATTATGATAAGAGATATTAGCTCAGGCGGTATACGCATTCACACCCCATTGAATCTTCCTATCGATATGAGCTTGCTGCTGGAATTCACTTTTCATCTTTTTTATCAAGAGATCAAAGTATTAGGTGTCCTCACACGAAAAACGATGCTGAAGCCATCCCTTTATGAATACGGGATTGAATTCAGCATCGCAGATCCAATCATGGAACAGCAGCTTACCAGTCATCTGATCTTATTAGGTGCTCGTTTAAAACATAACAACATGCTGGCCAGCTGCAGCTTCTGTTCCGATGAAGATATAGCAGATATTTTCTCTACCACCTATGAGATTACATAG
- a CDS encoding thiamine diphosphokinase — MNGKRIIIVTGGTLGDWALGDIHEDDVLVGSDRGALYLIQHGFTPHISLGDFDSVTPEELSRIRSSSLTFIDCDPVFKDLTDTEMAFNWALAQLPDHIVLLGALGTRFDHSLANVHLLRKGTEHGVSCSIVDANNQIIVINQSTRILRGSYTHISLLPLSLEVTGITLHGFQYPLQQATLQIGQSLGISNVLKESEGLIELQTGLLLVIQSKD, encoded by the coding sequence ATGAACGGAAAACGAATTATTATTGTAACCGGAGGGACACTCGGAGATTGGGCCCTTGGAGACATTCATGAAGATGACGTTCTCGTAGGGTCGGACCGTGGTGCCCTTTATCTGATTCAACATGGCTTTACGCCGCATATTTCACTCGGTGATTTCGATTCTGTCACTCCCGAAGAGTTGAGCCGTATTCGCTCTTCCAGTCTCACTTTCATCGATTGCGATCCGGTCTTCAAGGATTTAACCGACACCGAAATGGCCTTTAACTGGGCACTGGCTCAGCTGCCAGATCATATCGTCCTACTTGGCGCGCTCGGCACACGCTTTGATCACTCGTTAGCCAACGTACATCTGCTTCGCAAAGGCACTGAGCATGGAGTCTCCTGTTCCATTGTGGATGCCAACAACCAAATCATTGTCATTAATCAGTCCACTCGTATCTTACGGGGGAGCTATACACATATATCGCTGCTGCCGCTTAGTTTGGAAGTAACCGGCATTACGCTGCACGGTTTCCAATATCCGCTTCAGCAAGCGACTCTTCAGATTGGACAGTCCCTTGGAATTAGTAATGTACTTAAGGAATCGGAAGGTCTCATCGAACTCCAAACAGGCTTATTACTTGTTATCCAAAGTAAAGATTAA
- a CDS encoding polysaccharide deacetylase family protein — protein MNYQRKRILLYSVLAGLFTILLLLVSIGLNSSGYPLQGSSPTPALIPHQVDAQIVESPSQALVEVYPLVEDKPALSVELTPAPPLLEEPKLPEPSSVTLNTYVPLPAPPTASAVKGAVQSTTRPTPLPSKISIPVLNYHSVTIDPGNVVVISPAKLAEQLAYLHDHGYTPVSLATFISLIEGEDVEAAPEKPVLLTFDDGYIDNYEQAMPLLAKYAFPATLFISPGMNNQEGYLNWEQIKKLQEAGWDIQPHGMTHPHLPRLSADQQAFEILEARKQIEEKLGTKADVYCYPYGEYNKTTLKLLKDHGFRYAFTIEQGNATNQQSPYLLKRHFINGEEGLKSFIRKLSTRD, from the coding sequence ATGAACTACCAAAGAAAGAGAATCCTTCTTTATTCGGTGCTAGCAGGTCTATTTACTATACTTCTCCTACTCGTATCCATCGGTCTGAATTCCTCGGGGTATCCATTACAGGGATCCTCACCAACTCCGGCATTGATCCCTCATCAGGTCGATGCTCAGATCGTCGAATCTCCATCCCAAGCTCTGGTCGAAGTCTATCCTTTGGTCGAGGACAAGCCCGCTCTAAGCGTAGAATTGACTCCAGCTCCGCCTCTTCTAGAGGAACCCAAATTGCCTGAGCCATCATCTGTTACCTTGAATACTTACGTCCCCCTTCCCGCTCCTCCGACTGCTTCCGCAGTTAAAGGGGCAGTTCAATCTACAACAAGACCAACACCTCTGCCGTCCAAAATTAGCATACCCGTCCTCAACTACCACAGTGTCACGATTGATCCCGGGAATGTCGTCGTTATTTCCCCAGCCAAGCTGGCGGAGCAGCTGGCGTATCTTCACGATCATGGATACACCCCAGTCTCTCTCGCTACATTTATTAGCCTTATTGAAGGAGAAGACGTCGAGGCGGCTCCTGAGAAACCCGTACTGCTGACTTTTGACGACGGATACATCGATAATTATGAGCAAGCGATGCCTCTTCTTGCCAAATATGCCTTCCCGGCTACCCTCTTTATATCGCCAGGTATGAACAATCAGGAAGGTTACCTGAACTGGGAACAGATCAAGAAGCTGCAAGAAGCCGGCTGGGACATTCAACCTCATGGGATGACACATCCCCATCTCCCGCGGCTTTCAGCGGATCAACAAGCCTTCGAAATCTTAGAAGCCAGAAAGCAAATCGAGGAAAAGCTCGGAACCAAAGCCGATGTATATTGCTACCCTTATGGCGAATATAACAAAACAACATTGAAGCTTCTTAAAGATCATGGATTTCGTTATGCTTTTACAATTGAACAAGGCAATGCAACAAACCAGCAGTCCCCTTATCTGCTCAAAAGACATTTTATTAACGGAGAAGAAGGCTTGAAATCATTCATTCGCAAGCTTTCCACACGCGATTAG
- a CDS encoding S-layer homology domain-containing protein yields MPKTHGEAESNKMVQLKKWITIATVCCVMTIGVEQGKSEAAGMTDVRGHWAEQTISQMVQQGLLDGFPDGTFRPDDSVTADQFVKIVLLAFTDKYPNGERKWKSNFLQTLSASNQSILQQDYRDFTFKPNTVGYWAKPYLDLASDLHFISKGQFSDYKAMLKREDVAEILYYLLKETEYLEDEVYSLKAASQFGDLQSATARQQKFIGEAMTKGIMEGYPNGYFGVGRTVTRAEALQIIARLQTKSKRISVNSGSEAFIKVVPTKDGSYKKLVFPDQRMLQAYDVMEEAGKLRGTNYDLEETTLRLFRDAEAKGLAMSGATTEVRNSNEVSLWLDPQFITYGVTVHLEDGTLARNMESIRKFTDFLFGYDADIFYRHFTDACERAAAKGVLETTTKQIGSYSVETRLEADGKTIIFSIIHS; encoded by the coding sequence ATGCCAAAAACTCATGGAGAAGCGGAGAGTAATAAGATGGTACAGCTCAAGAAATGGATTACGATTGCAACGGTATGTTGCGTAATGACAATAGGTGTCGAACAAGGGAAGAGTGAAGCAGCCGGTATGACGGACGTTCGGGGCCATTGGGCGGAGCAGACGATTAGTCAGATGGTGCAGCAAGGGCTGCTAGACGGCTTTCCTGATGGAACTTTTCGACCAGATGATTCTGTGACGGCTGATCAATTTGTGAAAATTGTCTTGCTCGCTTTTACAGATAAATATCCGAATGGTGAGCGCAAATGGAAATCAAACTTTCTACAAACGCTTAGCGCGAGCAACCAAAGTATTTTGCAGCAGGATTATCGGGATTTCACGTTCAAACCGAACACAGTCGGATATTGGGCAAAGCCTTATTTGGATTTGGCCAGTGATCTTCATTTTATAAGCAAAGGTCAGTTCAGTGACTACAAGGCAATGCTAAAACGCGAAGATGTGGCTGAAATTCTGTACTATTTACTTAAGGAAACCGAGTATTTGGAAGATGAAGTGTACAGTCTCAAAGCAGCTTCCCAATTCGGTGATCTTCAAAGTGCGACGGCCAGACAGCAGAAATTTATCGGCGAGGCCATGACGAAGGGAATCATGGAAGGCTACCCGAACGGTTACTTCGGCGTTGGACGAACGGTTACCCGAGCAGAAGCGCTGCAAATCATTGCTCGTTTGCAGACGAAGTCGAAGCGTATCAGTGTGAACAGCGGAAGTGAAGCGTTCATCAAAGTCGTGCCTACGAAGGATGGCAGCTATAAGAAGCTGGTATTCCCCGATCAGCGAATGCTGCAAGCTTACGATGTGATGGAAGAAGCGGGTAAGCTGCGAGGTACAAATTATGATCTTGAAGAAACAACGCTGCGTTTATTCCGAGATGCCGAGGCTAAAGGGCTGGCGATGAGCGGTGCGACCACCGAGGTGCGCAACAGCAATGAAGTGTCCTTATGGTTAGATCCGCAGTTTATAACCTATGGCGTGACTGTGCACCTAGAAGACGGGACACTAGCCCGTAATATGGAGAGCATCCGGAAGTTCACGGATTTCCTTTTTGGCTATGACGCAGACATCTTCTATCGCCATTTTACTGACGCTTGTGAACGCGCAGCGGCTAAAGGTGTTCTCGAAACCACAACGAAACAAATCGGCAGCTACTCTGTTGAAACACGGTTAGAAGCGGATGGGAAAACGATCATTTTTTCAATTATTCATTCCTAG
- a CDS encoding GAF domain-containing protein, with amino-acid sequence MFAKSSYEGTREHNYALLIQQVEALIHDEPNRIANLANAAALLGQFLSDVNWVGFYLLDETRDKKELVLGPFQGLPACVRIPLGKGVCGTSAERRETVLVPDVHAFPGHIACDAASQSEIVVPILVSNELIGVLDIDSPIKSRFDDIDQQYLEQFVQKLAAAM; translated from the coding sequence ATGTTTGCGAAATCAAGTTATGAGGGAACAAGAGAACATAATTATGCCTTGCTGATTCAGCAAGTTGAAGCTTTGATACATGATGAACCAAATCGCATAGCGAATTTGGCTAACGCCGCTGCGCTGCTCGGACAGTTTCTGAGTGATGTGAATTGGGTGGGTTTTTATTTATTAGATGAGACAAGAGATAAGAAGGAGCTCGTACTGGGGCCGTTTCAAGGACTTCCGGCTTGTGTACGGATTCCACTGGGTAAAGGTGTTTGCGGTACATCAGCAGAACGCCGTGAAACGGTACTTGTTCCAGATGTGCATGCATTTCCAGGACACATCGCCTGCGATGCGGCATCACAATCGGAGATTGTGGTACCGATCCTTGTAAGCAATGAGCTCATCGGGGTGCTGGATATTGACAGTCCTATCAAGAGCCGATTTGATGACATAGATCAGCAGTACTTAGAACAATTTGTACAGAAGCTTGCAGCTGCTATGTAA